The nucleotide sequence GTCCTCCAGACAAGAGGACTGGAACACGTACAGCAGATCGTTGATGGCCTCATTGAAGCGGGATATCGCGTGTCTCTCCCCCAGCAAATGGATGGAGCTAGTTCTGTAGAGGCGATCTCGACTCTCCCGCACTACTTACAGCGGGCCTGATGCTAGCTAGCTTCCGATTCGGGGACTAGGACAACATTCTCGTAGAGGCGATCGAGGGGGAGGGCGAGATCGATGCTGCTGAATTGAAGGGTATCGCCAAGCTCGTAAAGGGTGTATTCCCAGGTGTTGTGATTGGTGCGGCGATAGATTTCAACTCTTTGGGTTTCGCTGGAGACTAATACATAGTCTTGTAGGGTGGCGATACGTTGATATTGGAGGCGCTTTTTGCCTCGGTCGATTTTTTCTGTACTGGGGGAAAGGATTTCGACAATCAGGCAGGGAAATTGCAGATAGTCGCTTGCCGCTAAATCCTGCTGATGGCAGGTAACGCTAACGTCGGGATAAAAACAGGGGCCGGATTCCGAAATGCAAACTTTAGCGTCGGGGGAGAAGACTTGACAAGGTTTTCCGTCTAGATGGACACCTAAAGCAGTAATCAGTTTGGACGCTAAGAGGCTGTGGGCAAGGGTGCCGCCAGCCATAGCGTATACCTGTCCGTCGATATATTCGTGTTTCCAGTCCTGTTGGGCTTCCCATTCTAGATATTCGGCAAAGCTCATAGAGTCTTTGACGGCAACCATTGGCTGACTCGGCGATCGCGGCTACCTACTAGTGTATGCAGTGGGGTGGGATAGGGGCGAAGATAGTTGAATATGATACTTGCCGAAAAACCGATATACACTATGTAACCTCCGATACGAACCTGTTGAAGGCGTTTGCCTACTCTGACATCACAGCAATCTTTTTCTCAGTGATTCTTCATAAATGGGATCTCGATCGGATTGCAAGCAACAGAAATCTTGCTGCGCGTTAAAGCGTGGCATTACTAGAGGTGGCGAATGCGGCTAGAGCAGCTTCAGGCATTTCTTGCGGTGGCAGAATCGGGAAGTTTTCAGCAGGCTGCTCGCCGATGCAACATTACCCAATCGACTGTCAGCCGCCAAATTCAAGCGCTAGAGACTCAATTGGGCCTTTCGCTCCTACACCGCTCTACCCCCACCAAACTCACTGTCGCGGGGGAACACTTACTGGGGCGCGCCCGCCGCATTTGCCAGGAATGGGAGCACGCCTCCACCGAATTGGCGGAGTTGGCTGCGGGCAAGCAAACCGAACTGTGTATCGCGGCCATTCAATCCGCCTGTTCGGACTATCTCCCCCCTATCCTGCAGCAGTTTTGCCACGCCTATCCCAACGTACAGTTGCGGGTCACCTCCCTCGGTAGCGATCGCGCCCTCAAAGTCCTGCGCGATGGATTGGTGGATGTGGCGATTGTCATGCACAACCGCTGGATGACCGCCAACACTGAAATTGCGATCGAACCCCTCTACGACGAACCCGTTGAGGTGTTGATCTCGGCCCGCCACCCGCTGGCCCAGTTCGAGTTCATCCCTTGGCGCGAACTCGCCCGCTACCCCCAAGTGGTCTTTAAAGACGGTTATGGCATGCAGCGGCTCGTGCAGGAACAATTTCAGCGCCAGGGGATCGAGCTCAAGATAGCTCTGGAACTCAACACTCTGGAAGCCTTTCGCGGCATTGTCAAGCAGGGGCAAATGGCGGCGCTCTTGCCTCGGGCTGCAACGCTGTCAGCACGAGACGATCGCGAATTGGCCATTCGACCCACCGAAGCGCCGCGATTGGCTCGGCAGGTGTCGCTCGTAACCACCCAAGATCGGCTGCAATTCCCCCCTATACAGTATTTTTGCAAGCTAGTCCGCCAACAGCCCGTCCCCAAGAGTCGTGACTGGACTGCCGTCGAACCAGAGCTCGAATTGGATAATGCTGAGGCGATAGCTCATCCCTAAGGGTCATTTGTGTAGCCTAGGTATCGGCATCGCAGTATCGCTGCGGCATAATAGCGCCTACAGAGCGCTGTGCTTTTACGGACTTCCTTGCTGCGATCGCGCCAGATTGGCTGACAACTGCTTCACCTTTCCCCTCTGTAACTATGAGCGACGCCTTTCGAGAGTTATTGAAGTTAGTCGGTAGTGGTGCCCATACCAGCAAGCATTTGACGCGGGCTCAAGCGGCTGCGGCCACGGCGATGATGCTGCAGCAAGAAGCCACTCCCGCTCAAATTGGCGCGTTCATGATTGCCCACCGCATCAAGCGTCCCACCAGCGAAGAACTCGTTGGCCTGTTGGATACTTACAACCGACTGGGGCCAAACCTGACCCCAATTGGTGCCGAGCCCCCCATCGTCTTCGGCATTCCTTACGACGGGCGATCGCGTTCGGCCCCTTTTGCCCCCCTCACTGCTCTTATCCTCACTGCCGCCAAGTATCCCGCCATCCTGCACGGCGGTCGGCGCATGCCCACGAAATATGGCGTTCCCCTCGTCGATCTGTGGCAGGCATTGGGGGTGGATTGGACCCCTCTCTCGCTCGCTTGCACCCAGCAAGTGTTTCAGCAAACCCGCTTGGGATTTGTCTATCAACCCCAACACTTCCCGCTGGCTGAAGCCTTGGTGTCCTATCGCGAACAAATTGGCAAGCGTCCTCCCCTCGCCACTCTGGAACTGGTTTGGGCTCCCTATCGCGGCGAGGTACTGATGGTCTCCGGCTATGTCCATCCCCCCACCGAAGAACGGCTGCAACAGACCTGCCTGCTCGAAGGGGGCTATCGCCGTCTGGTGACAGTGAAAGGCTTGGAAGGCAGTTGCGATTTGCCGCGCGATCGCACCGGCATTATCTGCATTCACCCCATGCAGCCCGGACTCGAACCGGAACGGTTGCTGTCACATCCTCGCGATTTCGGGATGGACGGGTCGGAAATTGCGGTTGTGCCGACGGCAGAATGGGGCGATCGCATCCGGGCGGTGCTGGCCGGAGGGGGTGGCGAGTGGCAGCAGGCGGCTCTGTGGAATGGCGGATTTTACTTATGGCAGGTGGGGCTTTGTGCGACCTTGGCGGAGGGGATCGAGCGGGCAGAAGCGCTGCTCTCTAGCGGGCAAGTGCAGCAGCAGTTGCAGCGCTTGCAAGGGGCTGTGGAAAGGGCGAAAGGAGCTGCGGAAGCGGCTTTAGGTGGCGTGTGACAGCAGGATCGATCGTGGCGATTGTATTGGCGGGCGGTCGCAGTCGGCGGATGGGCCGAGATAAGGCGCTGCTGCCAGTGAACGGTCTGCCCCTACTGCAGCAGGTCTGCCGAGTGGCGTCAGCTTGCACTCAAACCACCTATGTGGTGACCCCTTGGCCCGATCGCTACCGCCATCTGCCCCTCGGCGGCCAATTCATTCCCGAAGATCCCGACACGGCTTGCGGTCCTCTCGCGGGGTTTGCCTTGGGACTGCAGCAGGTGACGGCGGATTGGGTACTGTTGTTGGCCTGCGATCTACCTTGCCTGGATGCGGATAGCTTGCGGCAGGGCATCGCGCAGCTCGATCGCGTGGGGGACGATCGCATCGCCCTGCTCCACCGCTCCGAACGAGGCTGGGAACCGCTGTGCGGCTTTTATCGGACGAGCTGTTTGGCCTCGGTGCAGGCATTTTTGCACGAAGGGGGGCGATCGTTTCAAATGTGGCTGGCGGGGGAATCGCCGCAAGAGTGGGACATTAACAAGCCACAACTTTTCTTTAACTGCAATACTCCTGCCGACTGGGCTCGACTGCGATCGGTACCTCGGCTGAAACGATTGTAGGACTCTCCTAACGCATGGCATCAGAACGAGTCAAAGATTTTACCTGCAAAGCGGTGAAAAGTAGTGTAGTCTAGAACCACTTTGGTGCAGACCTTTGGAGGCTATCACCATGCCGAGAAAAACAATCTCATTCACAAACGCCCATAACGACTGGCTGAAAGCGCAAGTCCAAAGTGGTCAGTACACCAGCGATAGCGAAGCGATCCGCGATCTGATCCGCGAACGTCAGAAGCGGGAGAGTCAAGTTGAATTTATCCGTGCTGCATTAATTGAAGGCGAGAACAGCGGTTTTAGCGATCGGACGCCGGAAGAAATTATGCAAGGCGTTATCGAACGAAAGCGTGAAAATGGGACACTATAAGCTCAGTGTGGCAGCCACTGAGGATTTCGACCAGATTTTTGATTATGGTATTGACGAATACGGCCTAAGCCAAGCAATAGACTATACAAAATAGGCTGAAACAGCGATTTTCCGACCTTGGAGAAAACCCTTTGCTCTACCCTGCCGTTGACGATATCCGCGCCGGATATAGGCGCAGCGTGTGCGGCGTACATTCGATTTATTATCGAATCGAGAGTGGCGGAGTTGAGATTATCCGCATTTTGGGACGACAAGACCTCAATCAGGCTTTGAATAACTGCTGAGTATTGAAGTATTTTTTTCTTGCCTGCGGCCTTGCGGCATCTCGATATTAACGAATATTGCCATTCGACTTACAACGATTGAGATGAGTCTCATACTGCAAGAGAGGCTCCTGCGCTCTCGGGGTTCGAGCGATCGCCCCATCGTGGGTTTAGCTAACCAGCGCATCCCGCCCTCAGCGAGCGAGCTCGAACGTATCTGGAGGACTGAATTCATGCAGCTTTTCAATCGCATTTTGGTGGCCGTGGACGCCTCGGGGGCATCCGTTAGAGAAACCAAAGCGCTCTTAGGGCTACCCCGCTACGGTCAAACAGCTGTCACCCTGTTGCACGTCGTCCCCAAAACTCAAGTAACAGAGCGGCTCAGTGGCAGCAAAGAAGCCGATGGCCGTGCCTATCTCGATCGCGCCAAAGCAGAACTAGAGGGTTTTGAGAATGTGACTGTGAGCGATCGCCTCGAAGAAGGAGATCCCAAAACCGTCCTATTGAAGGTTGCTGACGAAATCGATGCGTCCCTGACGATTATGGGGGGGCGCAGTATGAACCGGCTGGTGGCCATCTTTAAAAACTCGGTCAGCCAATACGTGTTCCAACTGTCTACTCGCCCGCTATTGATTGTGCGGGAAGGTCTGATGCCCTCCCCCAATATCAACCGCGTCATGGTGGCACTCGATGGGTCCCAAGCCGCCCAGCAAGCCCTCAAAATTGGCATGGATATGATCGCGGATGCAGTCGGCCGCGAACTGTTACTGATCCGGGTGCTTTCAGATCGCGCCTCGGCCAGCTATCAGAAAGTTCCAGACAATCCCGAGAAAGAAGACGAGGTGCTAGCAACTGCAATCTCCACGCTAAAGAACAAAGGTGTTCCCTACCGATCGTTTTACGCCGTTGGCGATCCGGGTCGCGAAATTACACTGCTTTCGGGCGAGAAGGGGGCCGACCTATTGGTGATGGGCTCTCCCGATCGCCGTCCGAGTATTGCCAAAACCCTGCCCGATCTAGAGCGTCTATTGGGGAATTCTGTGTCTGACTACGTGCGCGTTCACGCCCAGTGCCCCGTTTTGATGGCTCGCCCGCAGGAATAGAGGTCTCGGTTGACGAGCCCCGAGGAGCCAAGTCGCTAGAGTAGATCCAGTCTGCTCTAGCGATAGTTCGTGTCTGCCAATCCCTCCGATACAATCGCCGCCATCGCCACCGCCGCCGTTCCCGCCCGAGGCAGCGTCGGCATCGTGCGCGTCTCCGGTCCCGAAGCCCTCGATCTTGCTAAAGTGCTCTTCCATCCAGCGGGCAAGCCCGCTTGGGACAGTCATCGCATTCTGTACGGCAGCTTGCGGGATGCTGCGGGGAACGAAATTGACGAAGCTCTGTTGCTGTGGATGCAAGCCCCCCGTTCCTACACTCGCGAGGATGTGGTGGAGTTTCACTGTCACGGCGGCATTATGGTGGTGCAGGCTGCACTGCAGGCTTGTTTGCAGCAGGGGGCACGGCTGGCAGAGCCCGGAGAATTTACATTGCGGGCCTTTTTGAATGGGCGGATTGACTTAACTCAAGCGGAGAGTATTTCGCAGTTGGTGGGTTCGCAGTCGGAGCAGGCGGCCCAGTTGGCCTTGGCGGGGGTGCGGGGCAAGTTGGCCCAACCGATTCGGGAGTTGCGATCGCGCTGCCTCGATGTGCTGGCGACGGTGGAAGCCCAGATTGATTTTGAAGACGATTTGGGGCCGCTGGACGAGTCAGAGGTGCAGAAAACGTTGGAGGAAATTTGCGATCGCGTCGCAGCGATTTTGGCCACTGCCGAGCGGGGGGAGTTGTTGCGGCGGGGGTTGAAGGTGGCGATCGTGGGTCAGCCGAATGTGGGTAAGTCCAGTTTGTTGAATGCTTGGAGTGGGATCGATCGCGCCATTGTGACGGACCTGCCGGGAACGACGCGGGATGTGGTGGAATCGCAGTTGGTGGTGGAGGGGATGCCGGTACAGGTGCTGGATACGGCGGGAATTCGGGAGACGGGCGATCGGGTGGAGAGTTTGGGTATCGAGCGATCGCGCCAGGTGGCCCAATCTGCCGATCTCGTCATCCTCGTGGTTGCTGCGCCGTTGGGGTGGACTGCTGGCGATGAGGCGATTTACGCAACTGTGGCAGGCCGTCCGCTCCTGATTGCGATCAACAAAACGGATTTAGCCCCGTCCGAGAGTGTCGAGCTGCCGGAGGCGATCGCCACCTGTCCGGTTATTTCCACTCAATTGCAAGCCTCCGAGCCCGCCGCCCAAAGCATCCGTGCCCTCGAACGTGCTGTTATCCATATCGCCACCCAAGGCAAGGTGACCGCCAGCAATTTGGATGTAGCCATCAACGATCGCCAAAAAGCCGCCCTCTTGCGGGCGCAAGCTTCGTTGCGACAGGTGATTCAGACCCTCTCCGATGCATTGCCCTTGGATTTTTGGACGATCGATTTGCGAGATGCCGTCCGAGCGTTGGGGGAAATCACGGGCGAAACGGTCACCGAATCGATGCTCGATCGCATTTTCAGCCAATTTTGTATCGGCAAATAAACATCTCAACCCAATCCATATTGAGATCTGG is from Synechococcus sp. PCC 7336 and encodes:
- a CDS encoding Uma2 family endonuclease, which translates into the protein MVAVKDSMSFAEYLEWEAQQDWKHEYIDGQVYAMAGGTLAHSLLASKLITALGVHLDGKPCQVFSPDAKVCISESGPCFYPDVSVTCHQQDLAASDYLQFPCLIVEILSPSTEKIDRGKKRLQYQRIATLQDYVLVSSETQRVEIYRRTNHNTWEYTLYELGDTLQFSSIDLALPLDRLYENVVLVPESEAS
- a CDS encoding LysR family transcriptional regulator yields the protein MRLEQLQAFLAVAESGSFQQAARRCNITQSTVSRQIQALETQLGLSLLHRSTPTKLTVAGEHLLGRARRICQEWEHASTELAELAAGKQTELCIAAIQSACSDYLPPILQQFCHAYPNVQLRVTSLGSDRALKVLRDGLVDVAIVMHNRWMTANTEIAIEPLYDEPVEVLISARHPLAQFEFIPWRELARYPQVVFKDGYGMQRLVQEQFQRQGIELKIALELNTLEAFRGIVKQGQMAALLPRAATLSARDDRELAIRPTEAPRLARQVSLVTTQDRLQFPPIQYFCKLVRQQPVPKSRDWTAVEPELELDNAEAIAHP
- a CDS encoding anthranilate phosphoribosyltransferase family protein — translated: MSDAFRELLKLVGSGAHTSKHLTRAQAAAATAMMLQQEATPAQIGAFMIAHRIKRPTSEELVGLLDTYNRLGPNLTPIGAEPPIVFGIPYDGRSRSAPFAPLTALILTAAKYPAILHGGRRMPTKYGVPLVDLWQALGVDWTPLSLACTQQVFQQTRLGFVYQPQHFPLAEALVSYREQIGKRPPLATLELVWAPYRGEVLMVSGYVHPPTEERLQQTCLLEGGYRRLVTVKGLEGSCDLPRDRTGIICIHPMQPGLEPERLLSHPRDFGMDGSEIAVVPTAEWGDRIRAVLAGGGGEWQQAALWNGGFYLWQVGLCATLAEGIERAEALLSSGQVQQQLQRLQGAVERAKGAAEAALGGV
- a CDS encoding molybdenum cofactor guanylyltransferase, with the translated sequence MAIVLAGGRSRRMGRDKALLPVNGLPLLQQVCRVASACTQTTYVVTPWPDRYRHLPLGGQFIPEDPDTACGPLAGFALGLQQVTADWVLLLACDLPCLDADSLRQGIAQLDRVGDDRIALLHRSERGWEPLCGFYRTSCLASVQAFLHEGGRSFQMWLAGESPQEWDINKPQLFFNCNTPADWARLRSVPRLKRL
- a CDS encoding type II toxin-antitoxin system ParD family antitoxin; translated protein: MPRKTISFTNAHNDWLKAQVQSGQYTSDSEAIRDLIRERQKRESQVEFIRAALIEGENSGFSDRTPEEIMQGVIERKRENGTL
- a CDS encoding type II toxin-antitoxin system RelE/ParE family toxin, which produces MKQRFSDLGENPLLYPAVDDIRAGYRRSVCGVHSIYYRIESGGVEIIRILGRQDLNQALNNC
- a CDS encoding universal stress protein; protein product: MQLFNRILVAVDASGASVRETKALLGLPRYGQTAVTLLHVVPKTQVTERLSGSKEADGRAYLDRAKAELEGFENVTVSDRLEEGDPKTVLLKVADEIDASLTIMGGRSMNRLVAIFKNSVSQYVFQLSTRPLLIVREGLMPSPNINRVMVALDGSQAAQQALKIGMDMIADAVGRELLLIRVLSDRASASYQKVPDNPEKEDEVLATAISTLKNKGVPYRSFYAVGDPGREITLLSGEKGADLLVMGSPDRRPSIAKTLPDLERLLGNSVSDYVRVHAQCPVLMARPQE
- the mnmE gene encoding tRNA uridine-5-carboxymethylaminomethyl(34) synthesis GTPase MnmE, whose product is MSANPSDTIAAIATAAVPARGSVGIVRVSGPEALDLAKVLFHPAGKPAWDSHRILYGSLRDAAGNEIDEALLLWMQAPRSYTREDVVEFHCHGGIMVVQAALQACLQQGARLAEPGEFTLRAFLNGRIDLTQAESISQLVGSQSEQAAQLALAGVRGKLAQPIRELRSRCLDVLATVEAQIDFEDDLGPLDESEVQKTLEEICDRVAAILATAERGELLRRGLKVAIVGQPNVGKSSLLNAWSGIDRAIVTDLPGTTRDVVESQLVVEGMPVQVLDTAGIRETGDRVESLGIERSRQVAQSADLVILVVAAPLGWTAGDEAIYATVAGRPLLIAINKTDLAPSESVELPEAIATCPVISTQLQASEPAAQSIRALERAVIHIATQGKVTASNLDVAINDRQKAALLRAQASLRQVIQTLSDALPLDFWTIDLRDAVRALGEITGETVTESMLDRIFSQFCIGK